The Oceanispirochaeta sp. genome includes the window AGAATCCGCTCCGTTCCCGTCTTACTTATCCTACATCCCTGGTTGCTCTCTTTGAAGGACTCAACCTCTCGGGACTGGCCATGCAGTATCTTAAGAAATCACGCCCCGCTTCGGGAGCCGAGCACATGATGAGCCATATCTGGGAGATGGAGCATTACAGTTATCAGGGCAAGAGTCCTTCCCACGGCTTTAAGGTAGCCGTCGGGTCTGTGTGTACCTTAAAGGCAATGCACTGGCTCATGGATAGGGGGCTGACACAAAGGGACTTTGAGAAAGCACTCGAAAACCCTCCCCTGGCAGCTGTGCGGGAGTCAATCATCCCTGAACTTTTTCCCTTTTTGGAAGATCGGACTTTTCTGTATGAAGTGAATCAAAAGGTTTATGGTGATCCTGATCGTTTTGGTCGACGCCTTGAAGAGATCAGGAGAGAGTGGGACCAGGTGTGTTTTGCCTGGAAGGAGTACCTGCCCTCAGAAAAAGAGTTTGCTTCCATGCTGTCAACAGCAGGAAGCCCCTCATGCCCCGGGGATCTTGGACTGACCTGGACTCAATGCGGCATGACAGTTGTTCAGGCCCAGTATTTAAGAGATCGGTATAGCATTCTGGATCTGCTGAATGACATGAGTCTGACCTCTGAGTTCCGGATATCTCTCGAGGCTCTTGATTGAATATATTTTGATGAAAAATAAAACTGCAAGCCCTTTTAGAAATATACCTACCGATTCAATGATTCTATTACTATCATCATCATTTCTTCTTCTGACAGCACTGCAGTTTCTTCTTATCCAGTCTAAGATTCAGGATGCAGATCGTTTCGCATGGCAATTTTATACACTATTGGGAATTTCTTTGGTTATCAGCTTGTTTAATTTTTTAAATACATCAATGAGAACAGTCGGATTATTTATAAAACTA containing:
- a CDS encoding sn-glycerol-1-phosphate dehydrogenase encodes the protein MGTSELLSLADHTRELITTAGALGQFDAAFDALWPGASVFLVADENTLPLIDINTEGCRRLAVPAGQFIFPGAPVLEADYRHVQTLKRILSSTPNVIPIVIGSGTLNDLCKCACGELNRDYGVIATAASVDGYASDGAALVKEGIKQTIPCPAPVLIIGDPEILKTAPPEMTASGYADLAAKIPAGADWILADIINEDPIDTIVWKELQNPLRSRLTYPTSLVALFEGLNLSGLAMQYLKKSRPASGAEHMMSHIWEMEHYSYQGKSPSHGFKVAVGSVCTLKAMHWLMDRGLTQRDFEKALENPPLAAVRESIIPELFPFLEDRTFLYEVNQKVYGDPDRFGRRLEEIRREWDQVCFAWKEYLPSEKEFASMLSTAGSPSCPGDLGLTWTQCGMTVVQAQYLRDRYSILDLLNDMSLTSEFRISLEALD